A single Triticum dicoccoides isolate Atlit2015 ecotype Zavitan chromosome 2A, WEW_v2.0, whole genome shotgun sequence DNA region contains:
- the LOC119353100 gene encoding two-component response regulator-like PRR37 isoform X2: MRPRPPPPSAMDRHHHHHQQQQQQPPSPQEEHAAQPRCWEEFLHRKTIRVLLVETDDSTRQVVTALLRHCMYQVIPAENGHQAWAYLQDMQSNIDLVLTEVFMHGGLSGIDLLGRIMNHEVCKDIPVIMMSSHDSMGTVLSCLSNGAADFLAKPIRKNELKNLWAHVWRRSHSSSGSGSGSAIQTQKCTKSKSGDDSNNNSNNRNDDASMGLNARDGSDNGSGTQSSWTKRAVEIDSPQDMSPDQSIDPPDSTCAHVSHLKSEICSNRLRGTDNKKCQKPKETNGDEFKGKELEIGAPGNLNTDDQSSPNESSVKPTDGRCEYLPQNNSNDTVMENSDEPIVRAADLIGSMAKNMDAQQAARAIDAPNCSSQVPEGKDADRENAMPYLELSLKRSRSTADGADAAIQEERRNVVRRSDLSAFTRYNTCAVSNQGGAGFVGSCSPNGNSSEAAKTDAAQMKQGSNGSSNNNDMGSTTKSVVTKPAGGNNKVSPINGNTHTSAFHRVQPWTPATAAGKDKADETSKKNAATAAAAAKDMSGEAQSKHPCAAAHDANGGSAGGTAQSSLVNPSGPVEGHAANYGSNSGSNNNTNNGSTAATAAGAAAAVHAETGGIDKRSNMMHMKRERRVAAVNKFREKRKERNFGKKVRYQSRKRLAEQRPRVRGQFVRQPPPPAAVER; encoded by the exons ATGCGACCGAG GCCGCCTCCTCCTAGCGCCATGGAccgtcatcaccaccaccaccagcagcagcagcagcagccgccgtcGCCGCAGGAGGAGCATGCCGCGCAGCCGCGCTGCTGGGAGGAGTTCCTGCACAGGAAGACCATCAGGGTGCTGCTCGTGGAGACCGACGACTCCACCCGGCAGgtcgtcaccgccctgctccgccACTGCATGTACCAAG TTATCCCTGCTGAAAATGGCCACCAGGCGTGGGCGTATCTTCAGGACATGCAGAGCAACATCGACCTTGTTCTGACAGAGGTCTTCATGCACGGTGGCCTGTCCGGGATCGACCTGCTCGGCAGGATCATGAACCACGAGGTCTGCAAGGACATCCCCGTCATCA TGATGTCGTCGCACGATTCGATGGGCACGGTCCTCAGTTGCCTGTCAAATGGTGCTGCCGACTTCTTGGCCAAGCCGATACGTAAGAACGAGCTTAAGAACCTCTGGGCGCATGTGTGGAGACGCTCTCACAGC TCCAGTGGCAGTGGTAGTGGAAGTGCCATTCAGACTCAGAAGTGTACCAAATCAAAGAGCGGCGACGATTCCAACAACAACAGCAATAATCGCAACGACGACGCCAGCATGGGGCTCAATGCAAGGGATGGCAGCGATAATGGCAGTGGCACTCAG AGCTCATGGACAAAGCGTGCCGTTGAGATCGACAGTCCACAGGACATGTCTCCAGATCAGTCAATTGATCCGCCTGATAGCACTTGCGCGCATGTGAGCCACCTGAAGTCAGAGATATGCAGCAACAGATTAAGAGGTACAGATAACAAAAAATGCCAGAAACCAAAAGAAACTAATG GTGATGAGTTCAAAGGGAAGGAGTTGGAGATAGGTGCCCCTGGTAATTTGAACACAGATGATCAGTCCTCCCCGAACGAGAGTTCGGTCAAACCAACTGATGGACGGTGTGAGTATCTGCCACAGAACAACTCCAATGATACAGTTATGGAAAATTCAGATGAGCCAATTGTTCGAGCTGCTGACCTGATTGGTTCGATGGCCAAAAACATGGACGCCCAACAGGCAGCTAGAGCCATAGATGCTCCTAACTGCTCGTCACAAGTGCCGGAAGGTAAAGACGCCGACCGTGAGAACGCCATGCCATATCTTGAGCTGAGCCTAAAGAGGTCGAGATCGACCGCAGACGGCGCGGATGCTGCGATCCAGGAGGAACGGAGGAACGTTGTGAGACGGTCGGACCTCTCGGCATTCACGAG GTACAATACGTGCGCGGTCTCCAATCAAGGCGGCGCAGGGTTCGTCGGGAGCTGCTCGCCCAACGGCAACAGCTCCGAGGCCGCGAAAACGGACGCCGCTCAGATGAAGCAAGGCTCCAacggcagcagcaacaacaacgacATGGGCTCCACCACCAAGAGCGTGGTCACCAAGCCCGCCGGTGGAAATAATAAGGTCTCGCCAATCAACGGCAACACGCACACCTCGGCGTTCCATCGTGTGCAGCCATGGACGCCGGCAACAGCAGCAGGGAAAGACAAGGCTGATGAAACGAGCAAGAAGAATGCAGCAACCGCAGCCGCAGCAGCGAAAGACATGAGTGGTGAAGCACAGAGCAAACACCCCTGCGCAGCGGCCCATGACGCGAATGGTGGATCGGCAGGAGGCACTGCTCAGTCCAGTTTGGTCAATCCATCGGGTCCGGTTGAAGGTCATGCTGCCAACTATGGTAGCAACTCTGGCAGTAATAACAACACCAATAATGGGAGCACCGCAGCTACTGCtgctggtgctgctgctgctgtacatgCTGAGACCGGTGGCATCGACAAAAGAAGCAACATGATGCACATGAAACGGGAGCGCCGGGTGGCCGCCGTGAACAAGTTCAGAGAGAAGAGAAAAGAGAGGAACTTCGGGAAGAAG GTGCGTTACCAGAGCCGGAAGAGACTGGCGGAGCAGCGCCCGCGGGTGCGCGGGCAGTTCGTGCGGCAGCCGCCACCGCCGGCTGCCGTGGAGAGATAA
- the LOC119353100 gene encoding two-component response regulator-like PRR37 isoform X5: protein MRPRPPPPSAMDRHHHHHQQQQQQPPSPQEEHAAQPRCWEEFLHRKTIRVLLVETDDSTRQVVTALLRHCMYQVIPAENGHQAWAYLQDMQSNIDLVLTEVFMHGGLSGIDLLGRIMNHEVCKDIPVIMMSSHDSMGTVLSCLSNGAADFLAKPIRKNELKNLWAHVWRRSHSSSGSGSGSAIQTQKCTKSKSGDDSNNNSNNRNDDASMGLNARDGSDNGSGTQAQSSWTKRAVEIDSPQDMSPDQSIDPPDSTCAHVSHLKSEICSNRLRGTDNKKCQKPKETNGDEFKGKELEIGAPGNLNTDDQSSPNESSVKPTDGRCEYLPQNNSNDTVMENSDEPIVRAADLIGSMAKNMDAQQAARAIDAPNCSSQVPEDGADAAIQEERRNVVRRSDLSAFTRYNTCAVSNQGGAGFVGSCSPNGNSSEAAKTDAAQMKQGSNGSSNNNDMGSTTKSVVTKPAGGNNKVSPINGNTHTSAFHRVQPWTPATAAGKDKADETSKKNAATAAAAAKDMSGEAQSKHPCAAAHDANGGSAGGTAQSSLVNPSGPVEGHAANYGSNSGSNNNTNNGSTAATAAGAAAAVHAETGGIDKRSNMMHMKRERRVAAVNKFREKRKERNFGKKVRYQSRKRLAEQRPRVRGQFVRQPPPPAAVER from the exons ATGCGACCGAG GCCGCCTCCTCCTAGCGCCATGGAccgtcatcaccaccaccaccagcagcagcagcagcagccgccgtcGCCGCAGGAGGAGCATGCCGCGCAGCCGCGCTGCTGGGAGGAGTTCCTGCACAGGAAGACCATCAGGGTGCTGCTCGTGGAGACCGACGACTCCACCCGGCAGgtcgtcaccgccctgctccgccACTGCATGTACCAAG TTATCCCTGCTGAAAATGGCCACCAGGCGTGGGCGTATCTTCAGGACATGCAGAGCAACATCGACCTTGTTCTGACAGAGGTCTTCATGCACGGTGGCCTGTCCGGGATCGACCTGCTCGGCAGGATCATGAACCACGAGGTCTGCAAGGACATCCCCGTCATCA TGATGTCGTCGCACGATTCGATGGGCACGGTCCTCAGTTGCCTGTCAAATGGTGCTGCCGACTTCTTGGCCAAGCCGATACGTAAGAACGAGCTTAAGAACCTCTGGGCGCATGTGTGGAGACGCTCTCACAGC TCCAGTGGCAGTGGTAGTGGAAGTGCCATTCAGACTCAGAAGTGTACCAAATCAAAGAGCGGCGACGATTCCAACAACAACAGCAATAATCGCAACGACGACGCCAGCATGGGGCTCAATGCAAGGGATGGCAGCGATAATGGCAGTGGCACTCAG GCGCAGAGCTCATGGACAAAGCGTGCCGTTGAGATCGACAGTCCACAGGACATGTCTCCAGATCAGTCAATTGATCCGCCTGATAGCACTTGCGCGCATGTGAGCCACCTGAAGTCAGAGATATGCAGCAACAGATTAAGAGGTACAGATAACAAAAAATGCCAGAAACCAAAAGAAACTAATG GTGATGAGTTCAAAGGGAAGGAGTTGGAGATAGGTGCCCCTGGTAATTTGAACACAGATGATCAGTCCTCCCCGAACGAGAGTTCGGTCAAACCAACTGATGGACGGTGTGAGTATCTGCCACAGAACAACTCCAATGATACAGTTATGGAAAATTCAGATGAGCCAATTGTTCGAGCTGCTGACCTGATTGGTTCGATGGCCAAAAACATGGACGCCCAACAGGCAGCTAGAGCCATAGATGCTCCTAACTGCTCGTCACAAGTGCCGGAAG ACGGCGCGGATGCTGCGATCCAGGAGGAACGGAGGAACGTTGTGAGACGGTCGGACCTCTCGGCATTCACGAG GTACAATACGTGCGCGGTCTCCAATCAAGGCGGCGCAGGGTTCGTCGGGAGCTGCTCGCCCAACGGCAACAGCTCCGAGGCCGCGAAAACGGACGCCGCTCAGATGAAGCAAGGCTCCAacggcagcagcaacaacaacgacATGGGCTCCACCACCAAGAGCGTGGTCACCAAGCCCGCCGGTGGAAATAATAAGGTCTCGCCAATCAACGGCAACACGCACACCTCGGCGTTCCATCGTGTGCAGCCATGGACGCCGGCAACAGCAGCAGGGAAAGACAAGGCTGATGAAACGAGCAAGAAGAATGCAGCAACCGCAGCCGCAGCAGCGAAAGACATGAGTGGTGAAGCACAGAGCAAACACCCCTGCGCAGCGGCCCATGACGCGAATGGTGGATCGGCAGGAGGCACTGCTCAGTCCAGTTTGGTCAATCCATCGGGTCCGGTTGAAGGTCATGCTGCCAACTATGGTAGCAACTCTGGCAGTAATAACAACACCAATAATGGGAGCACCGCAGCTACTGCtgctggtgctgctgctgctgtacatgCTGAGACCGGTGGCATCGACAAAAGAAGCAACATGATGCACATGAAACGGGAGCGCCGGGTGGCCGCCGTGAACAAGTTCAGAGAGAAGAGAAAAGAGAGGAACTTCGGGAAGAAG GTGCGTTACCAGAGCCGGAAGAGACTGGCGGAGCAGCGCCCGCGGGTGCGCGGGCAGTTCGTGCGGCAGCCGCCACCGCCGGCTGCCGTGGAGAGATAA
- the LOC119353100 gene encoding two-component response regulator-like PRR37 isoform X1, giving the protein MRPRPPPPSAMDRHHHHHQQQQQQPPSPQEEHAAQPRCWEEFLHRKTIRVLLVETDDSTRQVVTALLRHCMYQVIPAENGHQAWAYLQDMQSNIDLVLTEVFMHGGLSGIDLLGRIMNHEVCKDIPVIMMSSHDSMGTVLSCLSNGAADFLAKPIRKNELKNLWAHVWRRSHSSSGSGSGSAIQTQKCTKSKSGDDSNNNSNNRNDDASMGLNARDGSDNGSGTQAQSSWTKRAVEIDSPQDMSPDQSIDPPDSTCAHVSHLKSEICSNRLRGTDNKKCQKPKETNGDEFKGKELEIGAPGNLNTDDQSSPNESSVKPTDGRCEYLPQNNSNDTVMENSDEPIVRAADLIGSMAKNMDAQQAARAIDAPNCSSQVPEGKDADRENAMPYLELSLKRSRSTADGADAAIQEERRNVVRRSDLSAFTRYNTCAVSNQGGAGFVGSCSPNGNSSEAAKTDAAQMKQGSNGSSNNNDMGSTTKSVVTKPAGGNNKVSPINGNTHTSAFHRVQPWTPATAAGKDKADETSKKNAATAAAAAKDMSGEAQSKHPCAAAHDANGGSAGGTAQSSLVNPSGPVEGHAANYGSNSGSNNNTNNGSTAATAAGAAAAVHAETGGIDKRSNMMHMKRERRVAAVNKFREKRKERNFGKKVRYQSRKRLAEQRPRVRGQFVRQPPPPAAVER; this is encoded by the exons ATGCGACCGAG GCCGCCTCCTCCTAGCGCCATGGAccgtcatcaccaccaccaccagcagcagcagcagcagccgccgtcGCCGCAGGAGGAGCATGCCGCGCAGCCGCGCTGCTGGGAGGAGTTCCTGCACAGGAAGACCATCAGGGTGCTGCTCGTGGAGACCGACGACTCCACCCGGCAGgtcgtcaccgccctgctccgccACTGCATGTACCAAG TTATCCCTGCTGAAAATGGCCACCAGGCGTGGGCGTATCTTCAGGACATGCAGAGCAACATCGACCTTGTTCTGACAGAGGTCTTCATGCACGGTGGCCTGTCCGGGATCGACCTGCTCGGCAGGATCATGAACCACGAGGTCTGCAAGGACATCCCCGTCATCA TGATGTCGTCGCACGATTCGATGGGCACGGTCCTCAGTTGCCTGTCAAATGGTGCTGCCGACTTCTTGGCCAAGCCGATACGTAAGAACGAGCTTAAGAACCTCTGGGCGCATGTGTGGAGACGCTCTCACAGC TCCAGTGGCAGTGGTAGTGGAAGTGCCATTCAGACTCAGAAGTGTACCAAATCAAAGAGCGGCGACGATTCCAACAACAACAGCAATAATCGCAACGACGACGCCAGCATGGGGCTCAATGCAAGGGATGGCAGCGATAATGGCAGTGGCACTCAG GCGCAGAGCTCATGGACAAAGCGTGCCGTTGAGATCGACAGTCCACAGGACATGTCTCCAGATCAGTCAATTGATCCGCCTGATAGCACTTGCGCGCATGTGAGCCACCTGAAGTCAGAGATATGCAGCAACAGATTAAGAGGTACAGATAACAAAAAATGCCAGAAACCAAAAGAAACTAATG GTGATGAGTTCAAAGGGAAGGAGTTGGAGATAGGTGCCCCTGGTAATTTGAACACAGATGATCAGTCCTCCCCGAACGAGAGTTCGGTCAAACCAACTGATGGACGGTGTGAGTATCTGCCACAGAACAACTCCAATGATACAGTTATGGAAAATTCAGATGAGCCAATTGTTCGAGCTGCTGACCTGATTGGTTCGATGGCCAAAAACATGGACGCCCAACAGGCAGCTAGAGCCATAGATGCTCCTAACTGCTCGTCACAAGTGCCGGAAGGTAAAGACGCCGACCGTGAGAACGCCATGCCATATCTTGAGCTGAGCCTAAAGAGGTCGAGATCGACCGCAGACGGCGCGGATGCTGCGATCCAGGAGGAACGGAGGAACGTTGTGAGACGGTCGGACCTCTCGGCATTCACGAG GTACAATACGTGCGCGGTCTCCAATCAAGGCGGCGCAGGGTTCGTCGGGAGCTGCTCGCCCAACGGCAACAGCTCCGAGGCCGCGAAAACGGACGCCGCTCAGATGAAGCAAGGCTCCAacggcagcagcaacaacaacgacATGGGCTCCACCACCAAGAGCGTGGTCACCAAGCCCGCCGGTGGAAATAATAAGGTCTCGCCAATCAACGGCAACACGCACACCTCGGCGTTCCATCGTGTGCAGCCATGGACGCCGGCAACAGCAGCAGGGAAAGACAAGGCTGATGAAACGAGCAAGAAGAATGCAGCAACCGCAGCCGCAGCAGCGAAAGACATGAGTGGTGAAGCACAGAGCAAACACCCCTGCGCAGCGGCCCATGACGCGAATGGTGGATCGGCAGGAGGCACTGCTCAGTCCAGTTTGGTCAATCCATCGGGTCCGGTTGAAGGTCATGCTGCCAACTATGGTAGCAACTCTGGCAGTAATAACAACACCAATAATGGGAGCACCGCAGCTACTGCtgctggtgctgctgctgctgtacatgCTGAGACCGGTGGCATCGACAAAAGAAGCAACATGATGCACATGAAACGGGAGCGCCGGGTGGCCGCCGTGAACAAGTTCAGAGAGAAGAGAAAAGAGAGGAACTTCGGGAAGAAG GTGCGTTACCAGAGCCGGAAGAGACTGGCGGAGCAGCGCCCGCGGGTGCGCGGGCAGTTCGTGCGGCAGCCGCCACCGCCGGCTGCCGTGGAGAGATAA
- the LOC119353100 gene encoding two-component response regulator-like PRR37 isoform X3, producing the protein MDRHHHHHQQQQQQPPSPQEEHAAQPRCWEEFLHRKTIRVLLVETDDSTRQVVTALLRHCMYQVIPAENGHQAWAYLQDMQSNIDLVLTEVFMHGGLSGIDLLGRIMNHEVCKDIPVIMMSSHDSMGTVLSCLSNGAADFLAKPIRKNELKNLWAHVWRRSHSSSGSGSGSAIQTQKCTKSKSGDDSNNNSNNRNDDASMGLNARDGSDNGSGTQAQSSWTKRAVEIDSPQDMSPDQSIDPPDSTCAHVSHLKSEICSNRLRGTDNKKCQKPKETNGDEFKGKELEIGAPGNLNTDDQSSPNESSVKPTDGRCEYLPQNNSNDTVMENSDEPIVRAADLIGSMAKNMDAQQAARAIDAPNCSSQVPEGKDADRENAMPYLELSLKRSRSTADGADAAIQEERRNVVRRSDLSAFTRYNTCAVSNQGGAGFVGSCSPNGNSSEAAKTDAAQMKQGSNGSSNNNDMGSTTKSVVTKPAGGNNKVSPINGNTHTSAFHRVQPWTPATAAGKDKADETSKKNAATAAAAAKDMSGEAQSKHPCAAAHDANGGSAGGTAQSSLVNPSGPVEGHAANYGSNSGSNNNTNNGSTAATAAGAAAAVHAETGGIDKRSNMMHMKRERRVAAVNKFREKRKERNFGKKVRYQSRKRLAEQRPRVRGQFVRQPPPPAAVER; encoded by the exons ATGGAccgtcatcaccaccaccaccagcagcagcagcagcagccgccgtcGCCGCAGGAGGAGCATGCCGCGCAGCCGCGCTGCTGGGAGGAGTTCCTGCACAGGAAGACCATCAGGGTGCTGCTCGTGGAGACCGACGACTCCACCCGGCAGgtcgtcaccgccctgctccgccACTGCATGTACCAAG TTATCCCTGCTGAAAATGGCCACCAGGCGTGGGCGTATCTTCAGGACATGCAGAGCAACATCGACCTTGTTCTGACAGAGGTCTTCATGCACGGTGGCCTGTCCGGGATCGACCTGCTCGGCAGGATCATGAACCACGAGGTCTGCAAGGACATCCCCGTCATCA TGATGTCGTCGCACGATTCGATGGGCACGGTCCTCAGTTGCCTGTCAAATGGTGCTGCCGACTTCTTGGCCAAGCCGATACGTAAGAACGAGCTTAAGAACCTCTGGGCGCATGTGTGGAGACGCTCTCACAGC TCCAGTGGCAGTGGTAGTGGAAGTGCCATTCAGACTCAGAAGTGTACCAAATCAAAGAGCGGCGACGATTCCAACAACAACAGCAATAATCGCAACGACGACGCCAGCATGGGGCTCAATGCAAGGGATGGCAGCGATAATGGCAGTGGCACTCAG GCGCAGAGCTCATGGACAAAGCGTGCCGTTGAGATCGACAGTCCACAGGACATGTCTCCAGATCAGTCAATTGATCCGCCTGATAGCACTTGCGCGCATGTGAGCCACCTGAAGTCAGAGATATGCAGCAACAGATTAAGAGGTACAGATAACAAAAAATGCCAGAAACCAAAAGAAACTAATG GTGATGAGTTCAAAGGGAAGGAGTTGGAGATAGGTGCCCCTGGTAATTTGAACACAGATGATCAGTCCTCCCCGAACGAGAGTTCGGTCAAACCAACTGATGGACGGTGTGAGTATCTGCCACAGAACAACTCCAATGATACAGTTATGGAAAATTCAGATGAGCCAATTGTTCGAGCTGCTGACCTGATTGGTTCGATGGCCAAAAACATGGACGCCCAACAGGCAGCTAGAGCCATAGATGCTCCTAACTGCTCGTCACAAGTGCCGGAAGGTAAAGACGCCGACCGTGAGAACGCCATGCCATATCTTGAGCTGAGCCTAAAGAGGTCGAGATCGACCGCAGACGGCGCGGATGCTGCGATCCAGGAGGAACGGAGGAACGTTGTGAGACGGTCGGACCTCTCGGCATTCACGAG GTACAATACGTGCGCGGTCTCCAATCAAGGCGGCGCAGGGTTCGTCGGGAGCTGCTCGCCCAACGGCAACAGCTCCGAGGCCGCGAAAACGGACGCCGCTCAGATGAAGCAAGGCTCCAacggcagcagcaacaacaacgacATGGGCTCCACCACCAAGAGCGTGGTCACCAAGCCCGCCGGTGGAAATAATAAGGTCTCGCCAATCAACGGCAACACGCACACCTCGGCGTTCCATCGTGTGCAGCCATGGACGCCGGCAACAGCAGCAGGGAAAGACAAGGCTGATGAAACGAGCAAGAAGAATGCAGCAACCGCAGCCGCAGCAGCGAAAGACATGAGTGGTGAAGCACAGAGCAAACACCCCTGCGCAGCGGCCCATGACGCGAATGGTGGATCGGCAGGAGGCACTGCTCAGTCCAGTTTGGTCAATCCATCGGGTCCGGTTGAAGGTCATGCTGCCAACTATGGTAGCAACTCTGGCAGTAATAACAACACCAATAATGGGAGCACCGCAGCTACTGCtgctggtgctgctgctgctgtacatgCTGAGACCGGTGGCATCGACAAAAGAAGCAACATGATGCACATGAAACGGGAGCGCCGGGTGGCCGCCGTGAACAAGTTCAGAGAGAAGAGAAAAGAGAGGAACTTCGGGAAGAAG GTGCGTTACCAGAGCCGGAAGAGACTGGCGGAGCAGCGCCCGCGGGTGCGCGGGCAGTTCGTGCGGCAGCCGCCACCGCCGGCTGCCGTGGAGAGATAA
- the LOC119353100 gene encoding two-component response regulator-like PRR37 isoform X4 — protein sequence MRPRPPPPSAMDRHHHHHQQQQQQPPSPQEEHAAQPRCWEEFLHRKTIRVLLVETDDSTRQVVTALLRHCMYQVIPAENGHQAWAYLQDMQSNIDLVLTEVFMHGGLSGIDLLGRIMNHEVCKDIPVIMMSSHDSMGTVLSCLSNGAADFLAKPIRKNELKNLWAHVWRRSHSSSGSGSGSAIQTQKCTKSKSGDDSNNNSNNRNDDASMGLNARDGSDNGSGTQAQSSWTKRAVEIDSPQDMSPDQSIDPPDSTCAHVSHLKSEICSNRLRGDEFKGKELEIGAPGNLNTDDQSSPNESSVKPTDGRCEYLPQNNSNDTVMENSDEPIVRAADLIGSMAKNMDAQQAARAIDAPNCSSQVPEGKDADRENAMPYLELSLKRSRSTADGADAAIQEERRNVVRRSDLSAFTRYNTCAVSNQGGAGFVGSCSPNGNSSEAAKTDAAQMKQGSNGSSNNNDMGSTTKSVVTKPAGGNNKVSPINGNTHTSAFHRVQPWTPATAAGKDKADETSKKNAATAAAAAKDMSGEAQSKHPCAAAHDANGGSAGGTAQSSLVNPSGPVEGHAANYGSNSGSNNNTNNGSTAATAAGAAAAVHAETGGIDKRSNMMHMKRERRVAAVNKFREKRKERNFGKKVRYQSRKRLAEQRPRVRGQFVRQPPPPAAVER from the exons ATGCGACCGAG GCCGCCTCCTCCTAGCGCCATGGAccgtcatcaccaccaccaccagcagcagcagcagcagccgccgtcGCCGCAGGAGGAGCATGCCGCGCAGCCGCGCTGCTGGGAGGAGTTCCTGCACAGGAAGACCATCAGGGTGCTGCTCGTGGAGACCGACGACTCCACCCGGCAGgtcgtcaccgccctgctccgccACTGCATGTACCAAG TTATCCCTGCTGAAAATGGCCACCAGGCGTGGGCGTATCTTCAGGACATGCAGAGCAACATCGACCTTGTTCTGACAGAGGTCTTCATGCACGGTGGCCTGTCCGGGATCGACCTGCTCGGCAGGATCATGAACCACGAGGTCTGCAAGGACATCCCCGTCATCA TGATGTCGTCGCACGATTCGATGGGCACGGTCCTCAGTTGCCTGTCAAATGGTGCTGCCGACTTCTTGGCCAAGCCGATACGTAAGAACGAGCTTAAGAACCTCTGGGCGCATGTGTGGAGACGCTCTCACAGC TCCAGTGGCAGTGGTAGTGGAAGTGCCATTCAGACTCAGAAGTGTACCAAATCAAAGAGCGGCGACGATTCCAACAACAACAGCAATAATCGCAACGACGACGCCAGCATGGGGCTCAATGCAAGGGATGGCAGCGATAATGGCAGTGGCACTCAG GCGCAGAGCTCATGGACAAAGCGTGCCGTTGAGATCGACAGTCCACAGGACATGTCTCCAGATCAGTCAATTGATCCGCCTGATAGCACTTGCGCGCATGTGAGCCACCTGAAGTCAGAGATATGCAGCAACAGATTAAGAG GTGATGAGTTCAAAGGGAAGGAGTTGGAGATAGGTGCCCCTGGTAATTTGAACACAGATGATCAGTCCTCCCCGAACGAGAGTTCGGTCAAACCAACTGATGGACGGTGTGAGTATCTGCCACAGAACAACTCCAATGATACAGTTATGGAAAATTCAGATGAGCCAATTGTTCGAGCTGCTGACCTGATTGGTTCGATGGCCAAAAACATGGACGCCCAACAGGCAGCTAGAGCCATAGATGCTCCTAACTGCTCGTCACAAGTGCCGGAAGGTAAAGACGCCGACCGTGAGAACGCCATGCCATATCTTGAGCTGAGCCTAAAGAGGTCGAGATCGACCGCAGACGGCGCGGATGCTGCGATCCAGGAGGAACGGAGGAACGTTGTGAGACGGTCGGACCTCTCGGCATTCACGAG GTACAATACGTGCGCGGTCTCCAATCAAGGCGGCGCAGGGTTCGTCGGGAGCTGCTCGCCCAACGGCAACAGCTCCGAGGCCGCGAAAACGGACGCCGCTCAGATGAAGCAAGGCTCCAacggcagcagcaacaacaacgacATGGGCTCCACCACCAAGAGCGTGGTCACCAAGCCCGCCGGTGGAAATAATAAGGTCTCGCCAATCAACGGCAACACGCACACCTCGGCGTTCCATCGTGTGCAGCCATGGACGCCGGCAACAGCAGCAGGGAAAGACAAGGCTGATGAAACGAGCAAGAAGAATGCAGCAACCGCAGCCGCAGCAGCGAAAGACATGAGTGGTGAAGCACAGAGCAAACACCCCTGCGCAGCGGCCCATGACGCGAATGGTGGATCGGCAGGAGGCACTGCTCAGTCCAGTTTGGTCAATCCATCGGGTCCGGTTGAAGGTCATGCTGCCAACTATGGTAGCAACTCTGGCAGTAATAACAACACCAATAATGGGAGCACCGCAGCTACTGCtgctggtgctgctgctgctgtacatgCTGAGACCGGTGGCATCGACAAAAGAAGCAACATGATGCACATGAAACGGGAGCGCCGGGTGGCCGCCGTGAACAAGTTCAGAGAGAAGAGAAAAGAGAGGAACTTCGGGAAGAAG GTGCGTTACCAGAGCCGGAAGAGACTGGCGGAGCAGCGCCCGCGGGTGCGCGGGCAGTTCGTGCGGCAGCCGCCACCGCCGGCTGCCGTGGAGAGATAA